In the genome of Chloroflexota bacterium, one region contains:
- a CDS encoding SH3 domain-containing protein, protein MPPQLFGKAIWAWPETDIPEAIELAQHVGARYIFYHVLTFRPPDAAYDSATAPRVAQQIRDAGLWPVAWYSIYLNNPQAPRNEAMYARRAIQEDGYLGAIFDAEARSLTGPDGPARALQLARHLTDDFSLDPQTLFFNSFPNILNHLDKRFDELVPTCRGGLMPMCYGTFLRPPRTVITDWAYGHLNRVQPETRWGYRPSVYPILGAYTNEAGTQPLTPQQFTAYLDQLKLNNATFASVYRATKFDRTLWDLFRDYEPTRPDEIYRFPGETVPPPPLPQRWVIVRPSLNVRSEPRVPAPGQPSNRIGSLPFGTQVSLLPDPPQPDNAGRVWVRIQFGDLVGWVAQASQDF, encoded by the coding sequence ATGCCTCCTCAACTCTTTGGTAAAGCCATCTGGGCCTGGCCCGAAACCGACATACCCGAAGCCATCGAACTGGCCCAGCACGTTGGCGCGCGCTACATCTTCTATCACGTGCTCACCTTCAGGCCGCCCGACGCCGCCTATGACAGCGCAACCGCGCCGCGTGTTGCCCAGCAAATTCGCGACGCCGGGCTGTGGCCGGTGGCCTGGTACAGCATCTACCTCAACAACCCTCAAGCGCCGCGCAACGAAGCCATGTACGCCCGCCGCGCGATTCAAGAGGACGGCTACCTCGGCGCAATCTTCGACGCCGAAGCGCGCTCGCTCACCGGTCCCGACGGCCCCGCCCGCGCTCTGCAACTCGCCCGCCACCTCACCGACGATTTTAGCCTCGATCCCCAAACGCTTTTCTTCAATTCGTTCCCTAACATCCTCAACCATCTCGACAAACGCTTCGACGAACTTGTGCCCACCTGTCGCGGCGGTCTCATGCCAATGTGCTACGGCACTTTCCTCCGCCCGCCGCGCACCGTCATCACCGATTGGGCCTACGGCCACCTCAATCGCGTTCAGCCCGAAACGCGCTGGGGCTACCGGCCCTCGGTCTATCCGATCCTCGGCGCTTATACCAACGAAGCCGGAACACAACCGCTCACGCCTCAGCAGTTTACCGCCTATCTTGATCAACTCAAACTGAACAACGCCACCTTCGCCAGCGTTTATCGGGCGACCAAATTTGATCGGACGTTGTGGGATTTGTTTCGGGACTACGAACCGACCCGGCCCGACGAAATCTACCGCTTCCCCGGCGAGACGGTTCCCCCGCCTCCACTCCCTCAACGTTGGGTGATCGTCCGACCTTCCCTCAACGTCCGCAGTGAGCCGCGCGTGCCAGCGCCCGGTCAGCCAAGCAATCGAATCGGATCGCTGCCGTTTGGCACGCAAGTCTCACTGTTGCCCGATCCACCACAGCCCGACAATGCAGGCCGCGTCTGGGTGCGAATCCAGTTTGGCGATCTGGTGGGGTGGGTGGCGCAGGCGTCGCAGGATTTCTGA
- a CDS encoding dual specificity protein phosphatase family protein encodes MFTIRPWLHVGKFVETLDVDLLRTHEIGAMLQLAESVQQIGIAARFVHVEDGEPLPKALLREGVDFVRLQKSLGRKVLVACGAGISRSTTFAIAALKEEEGLSVIEAYRELKAKHPLAQPHPTLWTSLCAFYGEEVSYMTLLQNSPSD; translated from the coding sequence ATGTTCACCATCCGTCCCTGGCTTCACGTTGGCAAGTTTGTCGAAACGCTGGACGTTGATCTCCTTCGGACGCACGAGATCGGCGCGATGTTGCAGTTGGCCGAGAGCGTGCAACAGATCGGCATCGCCGCCCGCTTCGTCCACGTCGAAGACGGCGAGCCATTGCCGAAAGCGTTGCTGAGAGAGGGCGTGGATTTTGTGCGCCTGCAAAAGTCGCTGGGTCGCAAGGTGCTGGTAGCCTGCGGAGCCGGAATCAGCCGCTCAACCACGTTTGCGATTGCGGCCTTGAAGGAAGAGGAAGGCCTGAGCGTGATCGAGGCCTACCGCGAATTGAAAGCCAAACACCCGCTGGCCCAGCCGCACCCGACGCTCTGGACTTCGCTCTGCGCCTTCTACGGCGAAGAAGTGTCGTACATGACTTTACTGCAAAACTCTCCATCGGACTGA
- the ade gene encoding adenine deaminase, whose protein sequence is MNVVSDLQDQIRAALGERPLDLLVRNVRLVDVYGEQIVETDIGICGDRIVSVLPGGDRRATATVEAGGRFAIPGFIDAHIHIESALLTPDRLAEVVVPTGTTTLLVDPMEVANVAGYDGLAEFFRSAPTLPYRLFVEVSSRVPTAPGLETTGAELGPAEVRRILAWPDAISLGELDPSKVLEYKAPYLKKILAAHARGKIANGHAAGLSGKDLEAYATGRLADDHECVTIEDVKARLAVGLAVIIREGSSERNLRDLISGIVRESLPTRRMMFCVDDKFSADIAGEGHIDYNVNEAIKLGLDPLQAIQMASLNAAEHFRLDDRLGALTPGRFADFILSDSLNPITPAQVYVGGRLVAENGKLVVTVPPIRYAAWLKNTVKAKRGTKATHFRLAVGSSRASVKVRVIEIVPDQIINYFREAELKVVDGQVQPDVAQDVLKIAVVERHGKNGNIAVAFAKGFGLKRGAIGGTVAHDHHNIVVLGTNDDDMATCVRALVKIRGGFVAVAEGKVLADLPLPVAGLMSDRPAAEVNAALEKLNAAARELGSPLNSPFMTLSFVSLPSIPEAGLTDKGLVDVRQRKLVPVVIE, encoded by the coding sequence ATGAATGTTGTGAGTGATCTGCAAGATCAGATTCGGGCGGCGCTCGGCGAGCGGCCACTGGACCTGCTCGTTCGCAATGTGCGGCTGGTGGATGTTTACGGCGAGCAGATCGTCGAGACGGACATTGGCATTTGCGGCGACCGGATCGTGTCGGTTCTACCGGGCGGTGATCGCCGGGCAACCGCCACTGTTGAAGCAGGCGGTCGTTTTGCCATCCCCGGCTTCATTGACGCCCACATTCACATCGAATCGGCTTTGCTCACGCCCGACCGGCTGGCCGAAGTTGTCGTGCCGACCGGCACGACCACGCTTCTGGTTGACCCGATGGAAGTGGCGAACGTGGCCGGTTACGACGGGCTGGCCGAATTTTTTCGTTCGGCCCCGACACTTCCTTACCGCCTCTTCGTCGAAGTCTCCTCGCGCGTGCCCACCGCGCCCGGCCTCGAAACGACGGGCGCAGAACTTGGCCCGGCAGAAGTGCGCCGCATTCTGGCCTGGCCGGACGCGATCAGCCTCGGCGAACTTGATCCGTCGAAAGTTCTGGAATACAAAGCGCCGTACCTCAAAAAGATTCTGGCGGCGCACGCCCGAGGCAAGATTGCCAACGGCCACGCCGCCGGACTCTCCGGCAAAGACCTTGAGGCGTATGCAACCGGGCGGTTGGCCGACGACCACGAGTGCGTGACGATTGAGGACGTGAAGGCGCGGCTGGCCGTGGGTCTGGCCGTCATCATTCGCGAAGGATCGTCCGAGCGCAACTTGCGCGACCTGATTTCCGGCATCGTGCGCGAGAGCCTGCCCACCCGGCGCATGATGTTTTGCGTGGACGACAAATTTTCCGCCGACATTGCCGGCGAAGGTCACATTGATTACAACGTCAACGAAGCCATCAAGCTCGGCCTCGATCCGCTCCAGGCCATTCAAATGGCATCGCTCAACGCCGCCGAACACTTCCGGCTGGATGATCGCCTGGGCGCGCTCACGCCGGGCCGCTTCGCCGACTTCATTCTTTCGGACTCGCTAAACCCGATCACGCCCGCGCAAGTTTATGTGGGCGGGCGGCTGGTCGCTGAAAATGGCAAGCTGGTTGTGACGGTGCCGCCGATCCGTTACGCCGCCTGGCTCAAGAACACGGTGAAGGCCAAACGCGGAACCAAAGCAACCCATTTCAGGCTGGCGGTTGGATCGTCGCGCGCCAGCGTCAAGGTTCGGGTCATCGAGATTGTGCCCGATCAGATCATCAATTATTTCCGCGAAGCGGAGCTAAAGGTCGTGGACGGTCAGGTTCAGCCGGACGTGGCTCAGGACGTGTTGAAGATTGCGGTGGTCGAGCGGCACGGCAAGAACGGTAACATCGCCGTCGCCTTCGCCAAAGGTTTTGGGTTGAAGCGCGGCGCGATCGGCGGAACGGTGGCTCACGACCATCACAACATCGTCGTGCTGGGAACGAACGACGACGACATGGCAACGTGTGTTCGCGCACTTGTGAAAATTCGCGGCGGCTTTGTGGCTGTGGCTGAGGGCAAGGTGCTGGCCGACCTGCCCCTGCCGGTGGCTGGGCTGATGAGCGACCGCCCGGCGGCAGAAGTGAATGCGGCGCTGGAGAAGTTGAACGCCGCCGCCCGCGAACTCGGCTCGCCCCTCAACTCGCCCTTCATGACTCTCTCGTTCGTTTCTCTGCCTTCCATCCCCGAAGCCGGGTTGACGGATAAGGGATTGGTAGATGTGAGGCAGAGGAAGTTGGTTCCAGTAGTGATTGAGTGA
- a CDS encoding ABC transporter permease, giving the protein MDPIIILQAGVASGTVLLFATIGEIFAERSGVLNLGVEGMMLMGAMSAFSVTVATGNGWLGLLVAMLMAGLLAILHGIVTIHFQADQVVSGLALTFLGTGLSLVFGEGLSKAGTITLLPRFTVPLLSAIPVVGPIFFTDQSVMVYVGFAMLPLVWFYINRTRPGLHLRAIGENPTAADAMGLNVYQLRYFYVFLGGMLAGLAGGTISLAISPGWFSELTTSGQGWIAVGLVIFAQWDPWRAAFGSYAFGALRRAILDIQGPTTLFGFNNPFYYNPYYGFFMQMLPYAFTIIVLIIGSRQALRQRLGAPAALGLPYVRGERGH; this is encoded by the coding sequence ATGGATCCCATCATCATTCTTCAAGCGGGCGTCGCCAGCGGCACCGTGTTATTGTTCGCCACCATCGGCGAAATTTTTGCCGAGCGATCCGGGGTGCTCAACCTGGGCGTGGAAGGCATGATGCTGATGGGCGCGATGAGCGCCTTCAGCGTGACGGTGGCCACCGGCAACGGCTGGCTGGGATTGCTGGTGGCGATGCTCATGGCCGGGCTGTTGGCGATTCTGCACGGCATTGTCACCATTCACTTTCAGGCTGATCAGGTGGTGAGCGGTCTGGCCCTTACATTTTTGGGAACCGGCCTGAGCCTGGTGTTCGGCGAAGGCTTGAGCAAAGCCGGCACAATCACCCTCCTGCCCCGGTTCACGGTTCCCCTGTTGTCGGCCATCCCTGTCGTCGGCCCAATCTTTTTCACCGACCAGAGCGTGATGGTCTACGTGGGCTTCGCCATGCTGCCGCTGGTGTGGTTCTATATTAACCGCACCCGCCCCGGCCTGCACCTGCGAGCCATCGGCGAAAACCCGACTGCCGCCGACGCGATGGGCCTTAACGTCTACCAACTACGCTATTTCTACGTCTTCCTGGGCGGCATGTTAGCCGGGCTGGCCGGCGGCACGATCAGCCTGGCAATCTCACCCGGCTGGTTCAGCGAGTTGACCACGTCGGGGCAGGGATGGATCGCGGTCGGACTCGTGATCTTTGCCCAGTGGGATCCGTGGCGGGCCGCCTTTGGCTCCTACGCCTTTGGCGCGCTCCGCCGCGCCATCCTCGACATTCAAGGCCCGACGACGCTCTTCGGTTTCAACAACCCCTTTTACTACAACCCTTACTACGGCTTCTTCATGCAAATGTTGCCGTACGCCTTCACTATCATCGTTCTCATCATCGGCTCGCGCCAGGCACTGCGCCAGCGTCTCGGCGCTCCGGCGGCGCTGGGCCTGCCCTACGTTCGCGGCGAGCGCGGCCATTGA
- a CDS encoding ABC transporter permease — MATTAQAKSGLPFTIKIEPRLDVPRWLSPAVSLGAIIVALILGAVILKLVGGDPIAAYVHIGKAAFGDIGVFSDTLVKATPLIMVGLACSLAFRMKLWNIGAEGQFYIGALGASAVILSGLVPETAPRPVAITVMLIAGVAGGALWGFIPGWLKARLNVNEIITTLMLNYIAVALVNYFVFGVWSEGGFQLSKTFQKAAWLPRLADYAKQIPAFRGLTTHAGLIIAIIAAFIIWYILYRSRWGYEIRLIGDNPRAAQYAGIDIVKNTVLVMMTSGALAGLAGMSEIAGVVHRLQTSISPGYGFTGIIIAWLAKLNPLVVIVVAILFGGLILAGREIQPAGVPRLIQGIILFMLIASDVLLRYRVRVVRAGEI, encoded by the coding sequence GTGGCAACAACTGCTCAAGCAAAGTCCGGCCTTCCATTTACGATCAAAATCGAACCGCGCCTCGACGTGCCGCGCTGGCTGAGTCCTGCTGTCTCGTTGGGCGCAATCATCGTGGCGCTGATTTTGGGCGCGGTGATACTCAAGCTGGTCGGCGGCGACCCCATTGCGGCTTACGTCCACATCGGCAAAGCCGCTTTCGGCGACATTGGCGTGTTTTCCGACACGCTGGTCAAGGCCACACCGCTGATCATGGTCGGCCTGGCCTGCTCGCTGGCGTTCCGCATGAAGCTGTGGAACATCGGCGCCGAAGGCCAGTTCTACATAGGAGCGCTTGGGGCCAGCGCGGTGATCCTGTCCGGCCTGGTTCCAGAAACCGCTCCTCGCCCGGTGGCAATAACGGTGATGTTGATTGCCGGGGTGGCCGGCGGCGCGTTGTGGGGCTTCATCCCCGGCTGGCTCAAGGCCCGGCTTAATGTCAACGAAATCATCACGACCCTGATGTTGAACTATATTGCCGTTGCCCTGGTCAATTACTTTGTCTTCGGGGTGTGGAGCGAAGGCGGCTTCCAGTTGAGCAAGACCTTCCAGAAGGCGGCCTGGCTGCCGCGCCTGGCCGATTATGCCAAACAGATACCGGCGTTTCGTGGTTTGACGACTCACGCCGGTTTGATCATTGCCATCATTGCCGCCTTTATCATCTGGTACATTCTTTATCGCAGTCGCTGGGGCTACGAAATTCGCCTCATCGGCGACAACCCGCGCGCCGCCCAGTATGCCGGAATCGACATCGTGAAGAATACGGTGCTGGTGATGATGACGTCCGGGGCGCTGGCCGGGCTGGCCGGCATGAGCGAGATCGCCGGCGTGGTGCACCGTTTGCAAACCAGCATCTCCCCCGGCTATGGCTTCACCGGCATCATCATTGCCTGGCTGGCCAAGCTCAACCCGCTGGTGGTGATCGTCGTCGCCATCCTGTTTGGCGGCCTCATCCTGGCCGGGCGCGAAATTCAACCGGCGGGTGTGCCGCGCCTCATTCAAGGCATCATTCTGTTCATGCTCATCGCCAGCGACGTGCTGTTGCGTTATCGAGTCCGGGTCGTTCGGGCAGGGGAGATTTAG
- a CDS encoding ABC transporter ATP-binding protein, translating into MADNVVEMRGIVKRFPGVLANDHVDFDLRAGEIHALLGENGAGKSTLMSVLAGLYKPEAGVVAVRGETVSFNSPRDAIARGLGMIHQHFTLIPSQTVTENILLGLDEPRFFMRLSDYDKQMAELGERFGLRITPNVKIWQLSVGEQQRVEILKMLYRGVQVLIMDEPTAVLAPQEIEGLFKTLRAMAAEGKSIVFISHKLHEVMSIADRITVLRHGKVTAAGLKTADTSKAELAKLMVGRAVLFLLDKKPQAPGEVVLQLDQVNAINDKNRPALKNLSLTVRAGEIVGVAGVAGNGQRELAEVITGLRRCASGRILVNGEDVSNRSAMASIQKGVAHIPEDRNHVGSAPNLSIVDNVIMKSYRHPPLAQGWSLNSLAARKRAETLKDEYAILAPNVDVSARLLSGGNLQRVILARELSAQPKLLIAVQPTRGLDVGAIEGVQRLLLTQREAGAAVLLISEELEEIFALSDRILVIYEGEIVGDLVEHDLEQIGLMMTGAKRQTVDG; encoded by the coding sequence ATGGCCGACAACGTTGTCGAAATGCGAGGCATAGTCAAACGCTTCCCTGGTGTGCTGGCCAACGATCATGTTGACTTTGATCTGCGGGCCGGGGAAATTCACGCCTTGCTGGGCGAGAACGGCGCCGGCAAGAGCACCCTGATGAGCGTCCTGGCCGGGCTTTACAAGCCCGAGGCCGGAGTCGTCGCCGTGCGCGGGGAAACCGTGTCCTTCAATTCTCCCCGCGACGCCATCGCCCGCGGCCTGGGCATGATCCACCAGCATTTCACCCTCATCCCCTCCCAGACCGTCACCGAAAATATTTTGCTAGGCCTCGACGAGCCGCGCTTCTTCATGCGCCTTTCCGATTACGACAAACAAATGGCCGAGCTTGGCGAGCGTTTCGGGTTGCGCATCACGCCTAACGTTAAAATCTGGCAACTCTCGGTCGGCGAACAGCAGAGAGTCGAAATCCTCAAAATGCTCTATCGCGGCGTGCAAGTGTTGATCATGGACGAGCCAACGGCGGTGCTGGCCCCGCAGGAGATCGAAGGCCTGTTCAAGACTCTGCGAGCCATGGCCGCCGAAGGCAAATCCATCGTCTTCATCAGCCACAAGCTCCACGAAGTGATGAGCATCGCCGACCGCATCACCGTCCTGCGTCATGGCAAGGTGACGGCCGCCGGCCTCAAGACCGCCGACACCTCCAAAGCCGAACTGGCCAAACTGATGGTGGGCCGCGCCGTTCTCTTCCTCCTCGACAAGAAACCGCAAGCGCCCGGAGAGGTTGTTTTGCAGTTGGACCAGGTGAACGCCATTAACGACAAAAACCGGCCGGCCTTGAAGAATCTGTCGCTCACGGTGCGGGCCGGGGAGATCGTGGGGGTGGCCGGGGTGGCCGGCAACGGCCAGCGCGAACTGGCCGAAGTGATCACCGGCTTGCGGCGCTGCGCCTCGGGCCGGATTCTGGTCAACGGCGAAGACGTGTCGAACCGGTCGGCCATGGCCTCCATTCAAAAAGGCGTGGCTCACATCCCTGAAGATCGCAACCACGTTGGCTCGGCCCCCAACCTGAGCATTGTGGACAACGTGATCATGAAAAGCTATCGCCACCCGCCGCTGGCGCAAGGCTGGTCGCTCAACAGCCTGGCGGCGCGCAAGCGAGCCGAAACGTTGAAAGACGAATACGCAATCCTCGCGCCGAACGTGGACGTGTCGGCCCGGCTGCTCTCCGGCGGGAATTTGCAGAGAGTGATCCTGGCCCGTGAGCTGTCGGCCCAACCCAAGTTGTTGATTGCCGTGCAACCCACGCGCGGCCTGGATGTGGGCGCAATCGAAGGCGTGCAACGTCTGCTGTTGACTCAGCGTGAGGCGGGAGCCGCCGTCCTGCTCATCTCCGAAGAACTGGAAGAGATTTTTGCCTTGAGCGACCGCATCCTGGTGATCTACGAAGGCGAAATTGTGGGCGACCTGGTTGAGCACGATCTGGAACAGATTGGCTTGATGATGACCGGGGCCAAACGACAGACGGTTGATGGCTAG
- a CDS encoding BMP family ABC transporter substrate-binding protein, producing the protein MIAAFVVTACGGAATTAAPPPAATQPPAATQPPAATQPPAATEPPAATAPPETGFQIPDVEAGKFNVAMVLIGPHDDGGWSQAHYEGLTYVEQNVPDTHVAYIELVPEGAEAEQVYRSLARKGFNLIFGTSFGYMDAMAAVAEEFPDTMFVHISGFKTNETNFGNLFGAMETMKYMAGMLAGSRAKTDGNPKIGYMATFPIPEELRLGNAFAIGMRKTCPECTMDVRWINTWHDPVIEKEAAASLFDAGAQVVFTGADTPAAGDVAQEKGKWGINYDWNGNCKVERCLTTMYWDWGPVYARIAQEVKDGAYKPGFEYFDADTGALGLYGFMEGQTPQPGVADLPAEDVKMIQDTMALALAGEFTRFDVFKGPLNDNKGNEILADGVSLEQLDLDGFKEFGSPCSTCMYWWADGITAELPDIGG; encoded by the coding sequence ATGATTGCGGCCTTCGTCGTAACAGCCTGTGGTGGCGCCGCCACCACCGCCGCCCCGCCCCCAGCGGCCACCCAACCCCCGGCGGCGACTCAACCGCCCGCCGCCACCCAGCCCCCGGCGGCGACCGAACCGCCAGCGGCCACCGCTCCGCCCGAGACCGGCTTTCAGATCCCGGATGTTGAAGCGGGCAAGTTCAATGTAGCCATGGTGCTCATTGGCCCGCACGACGACGGCGGCTGGAGCCAGGCCCACTACGAAGGCCTGACGTACGTCGAACAGAATGTGCCGGACACCCACGTCGCCTACATCGAACTCGTGCCTGAAGGCGCTGAGGCCGAGCAAGTGTATCGCAGTCTCGCTCGCAAGGGCTTCAACCTGATCTTCGGCACCTCGTTCGGCTACATGGACGCCATGGCCGCCGTGGCTGAAGAGTTCCCCGACACCATGTTCGTCCACATCTCCGGCTTCAAGACCAACGAAACGAACTTCGGCAACCTGTTCGGCGCGATGGAAACCATGAAGTACATGGCCGGTATGCTGGCCGGCTCGCGCGCCAAGACCGACGGCAACCCGAAGATCGGCTACATGGCTACCTTCCCGATCCCCGAAGAACTGCGCCTGGGCAACGCCTTTGCCATTGGCATGCGCAAGACCTGTCCCGAATGCACCATGGACGTGCGCTGGATCAACACCTGGCATGACCCGGTGATCGAGAAAGAAGCCGCCGCTTCACTCTTTGACGCCGGCGCGCAGGTCGTCTTCACCGGCGCTGACACACCCGCCGCCGGCGATGTGGCCCAGGAAAAGGGCAAGTGGGGCATCAATTACGACTGGAACGGCAACTGCAAGGTCGAGCGTTGTCTGACGACCATGTACTGGGATTGGGGCCCGGTCTACGCTCGCATCGCTCAGGAAGTCAAGGACGGCGCCTACAAACCCGGCTTTGAATACTTCGATGCCGACACCGGCGCGCTGGGTCTCTATGGTTTCATGGAAGGTCAAACCCCGCAACCCGGTGTGGCCGACTTGCCCGCCGAGGACGTGAAGATGATTCAAGACACGATGGCCCTGGCCCTGGCCGGAGAGTTCACCCGGTTCGATGTCTTCAAAGGCCCGCTCAATGACAACAAGGGCAACGAAATCCTGGCCGACGGCGTCTCGCTTGAACAACTCGACCTCGACGGCTTTAAGGAATTTGGCTCGCCCTGCAGTACCTGCATGTACTGGTGGGCCGACGGCATCACCGCCGAACTGCCCGACATCGGCGGCTGA
- the arcC gene encoding carbamate kinase, translated as MSKVAVVAVGGNSLIADEKHKTVNDQYLAACESMKHIAGMIEAGWDVIVTHGNGPQVGFILRRSELARHELHEVPLDACGADTQGAIGYMFQKALHNEFKKRGMKKEATTVVTQVLVNKNDPAFQRPSKPIGSFMSEAEAKVKMEQEGWAMVEDAGRGWRRVVASPLPKRIVEREAVETLIKAGFTVVAVGGGGIPVVENEKGELIGVEAVIDKDYASSLLANSIQADLFVISTAVEKVALNYNKPDQQWLDRITLAEARQYSEVGHFAKGSMGPKIQAVIWFLERGGKQALITNPENIGRALAGETGTWIGP; from the coding sequence ATGAGCAAAGTCGCGGTTGTGGCCGTCGGCGGCAACTCCCTTATCGCCGACGAGAAACACAAGACAGTTAACGATCAATACCTGGCGGCCTGTGAGTCGATGAAGCACATCGCCGGGATGATTGAAGCCGGCTGGGATGTGATCGTGACGCACGGCAACGGGCCACAGGTAGGTTTCATTCTCAGGCGGTCGGAGTTGGCCAGGCACGAGTTGCACGAAGTGCCGCTGGACGCCTGCGGGGCAGACACTCAGGGCGCGATTGGGTACATGTTCCAGAAAGCCCTGCACAACGAGTTCAAGAAACGGGGCATGAAGAAAGAGGCGACGACGGTAGTGACGCAGGTGCTGGTGAACAAAAACGATCCGGCTTTTCAGCGTCCGTCCAAGCCGATTGGGTCGTTTATGAGCGAGGCTGAAGCGAAAGTGAAGATGGAGCAGGAAGGCTGGGCGATGGTCGAGGACGCCGGACGGGGCTGGCGGCGAGTCGTGGCCTCGCCCTTGCCCAAACGCATCGTCGAGCGCGAAGCCGTTGAAACGCTGATCAAAGCCGGCTTCACGGTTGTAGCCGTCGGCGGCGGCGGCATCCCCGTCGTCGAAAACGAGAAGGGCGAACTCATCGGCGTAGAAGCCGTCATTGACAAAGACTATGCTTCCTCATTGCTGGCGAACAGTATTCAGGCCGATTTGTTCGTCATTTCTACCGCTGTCGAAAAAGTCGCCCTCAATTACAATAAGCCTGACCAGCAATGGCTCGACCGGATCACGTTGGCTGAAGCCCGCCAGTATTCAGAGGTCGGCCACTTTGCTAAAGGAAGCATGGGGCCTAAAATTCAGGCCGTCATCTGGTTCCTGGAGCGCGGCGGCAAGCAGGCGTTGATCACCAACCCGGAAAACATTGGCCGCGCCCTGGCGGGCGAAACCGGCACCTGGATCGGGCCGTAA
- a CDS encoding ornithine carbamoyltransferase yields the protein MQTNFRGRDFIGDLDFSKEEVETVLDVAWDLKRQRTLGQPHALLRDKTLAMLFFFTSTRTRGSFEAGMAQLGGHAAFIDSETTQISHGDTAKEIGEIFGRYFDGIAIRQCDWQFGNKYENEVARASRAPILNMQCDVYHPFQCLADLMTIIEKKGRDLKRKKVAVSWAYAASYSKPISVPQSLILQMTRFGCDVVLAHPPEFKLMPEIMEQARENAKKYHVGFEVTDNMDEAFKDADVVYPKSWGPLVTTTGKDEGKALIEKYRSWITDGRRMKLAKEDAIYMHCLPADRGLEVTDEVIDGPNSVVYDEAENRLHAQKAVMALTMH from the coding sequence ATGCAAACCAACTTTCGTGGCCGGGACTTTATCGGCGACCTGGACTTCAGCAAGGAAGAAGTCGAAACCGTGCTGGATGTGGCCTGGGACCTCAAACGCCAGCGCACCCTCGGCCAGCCTCACGCGCTCTTGCGGGATAAAACCCTGGCCATGCTTTTCTTCTTTACCTCCACCCGCACCCGCGGCTCCTTTGAAGCCGGCATGGCCCAGCTTGGCGGCCACGCCGCCTTCATCGACTCGGAGACTACCCAGATTTCCCACGGCGACACGGCCAAAGAGATTGGCGAAATTTTCGGGCGTTACTTCGACGGCATCGCCATTCGCCAGTGCGACTGGCAGTTCGGCAACAAGTACGAAAACGAAGTGGCCCGCGCCAGCCGCGCCCCGATCCTCAACATGCAGTGCGATGTCTACCACCCCTTTCAGTGCCTGGCCGACCTCATGACCATCATCGAGAAGAAAGGCCGCGACCTGAAGCGGAAGAAAGTGGCGGTCTCGTGGGCCTACGCCGCTTCCTACAGCAAACCCATCTCTGTCCCTCAATCCCTGATTCTGCAAATGACCCGCTTTGGTTGCGACGTGGTGCTGGCCCATCCGCCGGAGTTCAAGCTGATGCCGGAAATCATGGAGCAGGCGCGGGAAAACGCCAAGAAGTATCATGTGGGCTTTGAGGTAACTGATAACATGGATGAGGCTTTCAAGGACGCCGACGTGGTGTACCCGAAGAGTTGGGGGCCGCTGGTGACGACGACGGGCAAGGATGAAGGCAAGGCGCTCATCGAGAAATATCGGAGTTGGATCACCGACGGGCGGCGGATGAAGCTGGCCAAGGAAGACGCAATTTACATGCACTGCCTGCCAGCCGACCGGGGGCTGGAAGTGACAGATGAAGTGATAGACGGCCCGAATTCGGTGGTGTACGATGAGGCCGAGAACCGCCTGCACGCCCAAAAGGCGGTGATGGCGTTGACAATGCACTAG